In Microbacterium pumilum, the following proteins share a genomic window:
- the nadA gene encoding quinolinate synthase NadA, whose product MTATSITLEPRPADPSVDHAIQAIVAGASTAETCNTDLAAGPWNFDARPGYGPGSSMGDVIPVGSPRQGELPAEYRDASPDELDARVRAAKLALGDRVVILGHFYQREEVMRHADYVGDSFQLANAAVEHPDAEAIVFCGVHFMAETADLLSRPEQSVILPNLAAGCSMADMADIDQVEECWEQLADVYGDMDTPDADGLVPVIPVTYMNSSAAIKGFVGRHGGIVCTSSNARTVLEWAFERGRRVLFFPDQHLGRNTAKAMGVPIEQMPMWNPRKPLGGSSANELDDARVILWHGFCSVHRRFTVEQIERARAEHPGVRVIVHPECPMAVVDAADESGSTDYIRRAIEAATEPTTFAIGTEVNLVQRLAADNPQHEVFCLDPVVCPCSTMYRIHPGYLAWVLEGLVAGEVLNRIVVPQDVADPARLALERMLAAKPPQAPVSDWQNAS is encoded by the coding sequence ATGACCGCGACATCCATCACCCTCGAGCCTCGACCCGCAGACCCCTCCGTCGACCATGCGATCCAAGCGATCGTGGCGGGCGCGTCGACGGCCGAGACCTGCAACACCGACCTCGCCGCCGGCCCGTGGAACTTCGACGCGCGGCCGGGGTATGGCCCGGGCTCTTCGATGGGCGACGTGATCCCGGTCGGATCCCCACGGCAGGGCGAGCTCCCGGCCGAATACCGCGACGCCTCCCCCGACGAGCTGGACGCGCGCGTGCGCGCGGCCAAGCTCGCCCTCGGCGACCGGGTCGTCATCCTCGGCCACTTCTACCAGCGCGAAGAGGTCATGCGTCACGCCGACTACGTCGGGGACTCGTTCCAGCTCGCCAACGCCGCTGTCGAGCACCCGGACGCCGAGGCCATCGTGTTCTGCGGCGTCCACTTCATGGCCGAGACCGCGGACCTTCTCTCACGCCCCGAGCAGTCCGTCATCCTGCCGAACCTGGCCGCCGGCTGCTCGATGGCCGACATGGCCGACATCGACCAGGTCGAGGAGTGCTGGGAGCAGCTCGCAGACGTCTACGGCGACATGGACACTCCCGACGCAGACGGGCTCGTGCCCGTCATCCCGGTCACCTATATGAACTCCTCCGCGGCGATCAAGGGCTTCGTCGGTCGCCACGGCGGCATCGTCTGCACGTCGTCGAACGCGCGGACGGTATTGGAGTGGGCGTTCGAGCGCGGCCGCCGCGTGCTGTTCTTCCCCGATCAGCACCTGGGCCGCAACACCGCGAAGGCCATGGGGGTGCCGATCGAGCAGATGCCGATGTGGAACCCGCGCAAGCCGCTCGGCGGCTCGAGCGCGAACGAGCTCGACGACGCGCGCGTCATCCTCTGGCACGGCTTCTGCTCGGTGCACCGTCGGTTCACGGTGGAGCAGATCGAGCGGGCGCGCGCCGAGCACCCCGGGGTGCGGGTCATCGTGCACCCTGAGTGCCCCATGGCCGTCGTGGACGCCGCCGACGAGTCCGGCTCGACGGACTACATCCGCCGGGCCATCGAGGCCGCGACCGAGCCCACCACCTTCGCGATCGGCACCGAGGTCAACCTCGTGCAGCGTCTGGCCGCCGACAACCCGCAGCACGAGGTCTTCTGCCTGGACCCGGTGGTGTGCCCGTGCTCGACGATGTACCGCATCCACCCGGGCTACCTGGCCTGGGTGCTCGAGGGACTGGTGGCCGGCGAGGTGCTCAACCGCATCGTCGTGCCGCAGGATGTGGCCGACCCCGCCCGTCTGGCCCTCGAGCGGATGCTCGCCGCCAAGCCGCCACAGGCACCCGTCTCGGATTGGCAGAACGCCTCATGA